A region of Granulicella sibirica DNA encodes the following proteins:
- a CDS encoding NmrA family NAD(P)-binding protein codes for MNSDQVSKRSAASDMDTKLILVTGGTGDTGRPTVKLLLERGHRVRALARKQDVRSRALQALGADVVFGDMLMIGDIRAALKGVRSAYFVYPLAHGQVEASVIFAKAAEEEGLELVVNMSHKQSRPFARSQATMAHWLSEQVFNWSGIPVTHLRITFFAEWILYISAFIRKGRYVVPFDGESRFAPIASSDIARIVVGLLENPAKHVGQALSLHGPVEYSHVELAALIARVLGKGVRFEQVSTPEFLELLGIPNDTAKGAHFEAVKIDQQEGLLSGTDSLGSEIAGGPLMTMEEFVANHRAQLM; via the coding sequence ATGAACTCTGATCAGGTAAGCAAGCGTAGTGCAGCATCTGACATGGACACAAAGCTGATACTGGTTACCGGTGGAACAGGCGACACTGGACGGCCAACGGTGAAGCTCCTGCTAGAGAGAGGTCACCGAGTAAGAGCATTGGCGCGCAAACAAGATGTGCGCTCCAGAGCACTTCAGGCGCTTGGCGCCGACGTTGTCTTTGGCGACATGTTGATGATTGGGGACATCAGGGCTGCGCTGAAGGGTGTCAGGAGTGCCTATTTCGTCTATCCTCTGGCGCACGGACAAGTTGAGGCCTCGGTAATTTTTGCCAAGGCCGCGGAAGAAGAAGGACTGGAACTCGTCGTAAACATGTCCCATAAGCAGTCTCGGCCTTTCGCGAGAAGCCAAGCAACGATGGCTCATTGGCTTTCGGAGCAAGTTTTTAACTGGTCAGGAATACCCGTAACGCACCTCCGGATTACGTTCTTCGCCGAATGGATACTTTACATCTCCGCCTTTATCCGCAAGGGGCGTTATGTTGTTCCGTTCGACGGGGAAAGCCGTTTTGCCCCCATCGCGTCAAGTGATATTGCGCGGATCGTGGTCGGTCTACTTGAAAATCCAGCGAAACACGTCGGGCAGGCCCTATCCCTACACGGGCCCGTTGAATATAGCCATGTCGAGCTTGCGGCCCTTATCGCGCGGGTCCTCGGAAAAGGCGTTCGATTCGAACAAGTCTCTACTCCCGAGTTCCTTGAGTTGCTTGGCATTCCGAACGACACCGCAAAGGGAGCGCACTTCGAGGCGGTGAAGATTGATCAGCAGGAGGGACTTCTCAGCGGAACCGACAGCCTAGGATCGGAGATCGCCGGCGGCCCACTCATGACGATGGAAGAGTTCGTTGCAAACCATCGTGCGCAGCTGATGTGA
- a CDS encoding response regulator, giving the protein MSTKSFPYRILVVEDDQALRETGAMLLRTKGYEVLCAEDGFEGLAALKRSLPDIIISDLRMPNMNGFEFLSVVRRRFPAIPVVVVSGEFTGVSVPESVLADAFFPKGNYKPEELFNKISDLIQELPTRPRLGKPSKAAVWVKNDKGTVAVTCSECLRTFPAPDALAGVNEVECDFCSCMIRFEIIGEPFASDSAQPFARRSLQ; this is encoded by the coding sequence ATGTCCACGAAATCGTTTCCGTACCGAATCCTTGTTGTTGAAGACGATCAAGCCTTGCGCGAAACAGGCGCCATGCTTCTGCGAACGAAGGGGTATGAAGTTCTGTGCGCCGAAGATGGTTTTGAAGGCTTGGCTGCTCTGAAGCGTTCTTTACCCGACATCATCATCTCGGATCTCCGAATGCCCAATATGAACGGATTCGAGTTCCTGTCCGTTGTACGTCGCCGATTTCCTGCCATCCCCGTGGTTGTTGTCTCAGGCGAGTTTACCGGTGTCAGTGTCCCGGAAAGCGTTTTAGCGGATGCGTTCTTTCCAAAAGGAAATTACAAGCCGGAGGAGCTATTCAACAAGATTTCAGATTTGATCCAAGAGTTACCAACACGTCCTCGACTCGGGAAGCCAAGTAAAGCAGCTGTATGGGTAAAGAATGACAAGGGCACCGTCGCCGTCACTTGCTCGGAATGTCTGCGCACCTTCCCGGCGCCGGATGCGCTCGCGGGTGTGAATGAAGTGGAGTGCGACTTCTGCTCTTGCATGATTCGCTTTGAGATTATCGGGGAGCCATTCGCTTCGGACTCCGCCCAGCCCTTTGCGCGGCGATCTCTGCAATAG
- a CDS encoding Crp/Fnr family transcriptional regulator, with product MPTNDVSRFLSSLSKRSSQALLKYSIPVDLPLGTVLYEAQETPDYAYFLTSGMASVVTAMSDGATAEVGVIGREGVIGSLQVMGPALASTRCFMQMAGTGLRIPLSELRREFGSSEEIRSRILEFLQEQAMCLGQIAGCHRLHEAEQRLARWLLMVSDCSQTDELNLTQEFLGMMLGSRRTTVGTAVGVLQAKGLVDHQRGRIKIIDRGRLEGVACDCYQVAKELYAGLYSRGAPGSQN from the coding sequence ATGCCTACCAATGACGTCAGCCGATTTCTAAGTTCACTCTCCAAGCGAAGCAGTCAGGCCCTGCTCAAATACTCCATTCCTGTAGACCTTCCTTTGGGCACAGTTCTCTACGAGGCCCAGGAGACCCCGGATTATGCCTACTTCCTTACGTCTGGCATGGCATCGGTGGTGACGGCCATGTCCGATGGCGCCACCGCGGAAGTCGGAGTGATTGGACGGGAAGGGGTCATTGGCAGTCTGCAAGTGATGGGGCCTGCCCTGGCTTCGACCCGTTGTTTTATGCAAATGGCCGGCACGGGACTTCGCATTCCGCTTTCCGAGTTGCGGCGAGAGTTTGGCTCCTCAGAAGAGATTCGAAGCCGCATCCTCGAATTCTTGCAAGAACAAGCCATGTGCCTGGGGCAGATCGCAGGTTGCCACCGGCTCCACGAAGCGGAGCAGCGTTTGGCTCGCTGGCTCCTCATGGTTTCAGACTGCTCGCAGACGGATGAATTGAACCTGACTCAAGAATTCCTTGGAATGATGCTGGGGTCTCGCCGAACCACCGTAGGCACCGCAGTTGGCGTTCTACAAGCGAAAGGCCTGGTAGATCACCAACGAGGTCGTATCAAAATCATCGACCGGGGCCGACTCGAAGGAGTGGCCTGCGACTGCTATCAAGTTGCGAAAGAGCTCTACGCGGGCCTCTATAGTCGGGGCGCGCCCGGTAGCCAAAACTGA
- a CDS encoding PDDEXK nuclease domain-containing protein, whose protein sequence is MAEQKLDRPDADYAYVRNGIVDLLQAARVASARSINAVMTATYWEIGRRIVESEMRGENRADYGEKLVEQLAKDLTRRFGRGFGRANLWQMRGFYRTWPEKNFLQTPSGESPLPAAASTISEITAVATRFPLPWSAYVRLLSVRNQKARKFYETEALRSGWSVRQLDRQISSQFYERIALSRNKTAMLEKAAVPESGDAISLEEAIKDPFILEFLNLKDEYSESELEEALIQHLADFLLELGDDFAFMGRQRRLRLDDNWFRIDLIFFHRRLRCLLIVDLKVGKFGYADAGQMHLYLNYAKEHWMKPGENPPVGLILCTEKGVAEAHYALDNLPNKVLAAEYRTVLPDEKLIADALERSQAAIQERRTN, encoded by the coding sequence ATGGCTGAGCAGAAGCTGGATAGACCAGATGCGGACTACGCCTATGTTCGCAACGGCATCGTCGATTTGTTGCAAGCCGCTCGCGTCGCGTCAGCGCGCAGCATCAACGCGGTTATGACCGCGACCTATTGGGAGATCGGAAGGCGCATTGTTGAATCTGAGATGCGAGGAGAGAACCGGGCGGATTACGGTGAGAAGCTGGTAGAGCAACTCGCCAAGGACCTCACGCGGCGTTTCGGACGCGGATTCGGCAGAGCCAATCTCTGGCAGATGAGGGGTTTTTATCGAACATGGCCGGAAAAGAACTTTCTCCAGACACCGTCTGGAGAATCTCCTCTCCCTGCCGCGGCGTCGACCATATCGGAGATCACCGCGGTGGCGACTCGCTTCCCGCTACCGTGGTCCGCCTATGTACGGTTGCTCTCGGTGAGAAACCAAAAGGCCCGCAAATTCTACGAAACCGAAGCGTTGCGTTCCGGATGGTCGGTTCGGCAGCTCGACCGCCAGATTAGCAGCCAATTTTACGAGCGCATTGCGCTATCCCGTAACAAGACAGCGATGCTTGAAAAGGCTGCTGTCCCGGAATCCGGTGATGCGATCTCGCTGGAAGAAGCAATCAAAGATCCTTTCATACTCGAATTTCTCAACCTGAAAGACGAATATTCAGAATCAGAACTCGAAGAAGCGTTGATCCAACATCTAGCGGACTTCCTGCTCGAACTGGGCGACGATTTTGCGTTCATGGGGCGTCAACGTCGGCTGCGCTTAGATGACAATTGGTTTCGAATCGATCTCATCTTCTTTCATAGGCGTTTGCGGTGTTTGCTCATCGTCGATCTAAAAGTGGGCAAGTTCGGCTACGCTGACGCCGGTCAGATGCACCTCTATCTCAATTACGCCAAGGAACACTGGATGAAGCCTGGCGAGAATCCTCCCGTTGGTCTAATCCTTTGCACGGAGAAAGGCGTAGCGGAAGCTCACTACGCACTCGATAACCTGCCAAACAAAGTCCTTGCCGCGGAATACAGGACTGTTCTCCCCGATGAAAAGCTGATTGCTGATGCGTTAGAGCGCTCACAAGCTGCGATTCAGGAACGTAGAACGAACTGA
- a CDS encoding cold-shock protein: protein MAHYTGTVKWFNNAKGYGFLGHDGGADVFVHYSSIQTEGYKTLKEGDEVTFDIIQGDKGPQADRVEMRHGKTPSSGRTLNSDGHSTELAG from the coding sequence ATGGCACACTACACAGGCACCGTGAAGTGGTTCAACAACGCGAAGGGGTATGGCTTTCTCGGTCACGATGGAGGAGCCGACGTATTCGTTCACTACAGCTCGATCCAAACCGAAGGGTACAAGACCCTGAAAGAGGGCGACGAAGTCACCTTTGACATCATTCAGGGTGACAAGGGGCCTCAAGCAGACAGGGTAGAGATGCGGCATGGGAAGACCCCGTCTTCCGGACGGACATTAAATTCCGACGGCCATTCAACTGAACTGGCTGGTTGA
- a CDS encoding sensor histidine kinase — protein sequence MGTNTRPDLPTDIEALQEALQLSERQLVIATEALRKAEERAVAGRLALEVMHEVKNPLEALGHLTYLALQEADYPEKVRKYLLQAEEQMENLSHIARQTLGFSQQMEKPRPVDLVAVAEAAIRIHQRVIEEKRIHLVKDLREGAIAQVFTGEMLQVVSNLIVNALDALPAEGILRLRVRKRKNEVDFVIADNGHGIPAQHKEALFQPFFTTKTDKGTGLGLALSKRIIERHNGRIRVRSSIRPGKSGTAFKISLPLRWR from the coding sequence ATGGGCACCAACACCAGACCGGACCTTCCAACCGACATAGAGGCATTGCAGGAGGCGCTCCAACTTTCGGAGCGCCAGCTAGTTATTGCGACTGAGGCTTTGCGCAAAGCCGAAGAGCGCGCCGTCGCTGGCCGTCTCGCTTTGGAAGTCATGCACGAAGTCAAGAATCCCCTCGAAGCCCTCGGTCACCTGACATATTTGGCGTTGCAAGAAGCAGACTACCCCGAAAAGGTCCGGAAGTATTTGCTCCAGGCGGAGGAGCAAATGGAAAACTTGAGTCATATCGCAAGGCAGACGCTCGGTTTTTCGCAACAAATGGAGAAGCCTCGTCCGGTTGATTTGGTGGCTGTCGCGGAAGCTGCGATCCGCATTCATCAGCGTGTGATCGAAGAAAAACGAATCCATCTTGTAAAAGATTTGCGTGAAGGCGCGATCGCTCAGGTTTTCACCGGAGAGATGTTGCAAGTGGTATCAAATCTCATCGTGAACGCCTTGGATGCGTTGCCGGCTGAAGGTATCCTTCGCCTCCGGGTGAGGAAGCGGAAGAATGAAGTGGACTTCGTGATTGCCGACAACGGCCATGGAATTCCGGCTCAACACAAGGAAGCTCTCTTCCAACCGTTCTTCACGACAAAGACTGATAAGGGCACCGGTCTAGGCCTGGCCTTGTCGAAACGCATCATTGAGCGTCACAACGGGCGGATACGGGTTCGGAGCAGCATACGCCCAGGCAAGAGCGGTACAGCCTTCAAGATCTCGTTGCCGTTGCGATGGCGGTAG
- a CDS encoding FAD-dependent oxidoreductase: MSTDNNENHSVLFPRLDAQSLRTLQRKGTVRKTTVGEVLFNRETLQHGLFVVLSGSIDLVGVANGHDSIISVLAQGEFTGELTQLSGRRSLVSCRVSTAGEVLEVDRASLRHIMQTDAVVGNLLLNAFVQRRIYLIANAVGDAVLIGSTHSSDTLRLRSFLVRNGHPYTYLDIDEDPDIQSVLDQFGIEVADIPVLICRGDVVLRAPSNAEAAVCFDLNAGVDQTDVFDVVIVGAGPSGLAAAVYAASEGLNVLVVESNAPGGQAGSSSRIENYLGFPFGISGQELADAAYIQAEKFGARLSIARSACTVQCEQHPYRIKLDDGTLIQTRTVVVATGSRYRRLDIPNVARFDGNGVYYGATQLEAPLCQGEAVVIVGGGNSAGQAAIFLSSFATKVYLLVRGPNLKTNMSKYLISRIEASPTIILKTRTTVVALEGGDRLEGIRWMDHLTGESEDHEVRRLFMMAGADPNTSWVSGCLSLDTKGFIMTGTSVLADWSLQRAPYPLETNVPGVFAVGDVRAESVKRVASAVGEGSMCIQFVHRALANQ, translated from the coding sequence TACTGTGCGAAAGACCACGGTGGGTGAGGTCCTGTTCAACCGGGAAACTCTACAGCATGGGCTCTTCGTGGTGCTGAGCGGCAGTATTGATCTCGTCGGCGTTGCAAACGGGCATGATTCCATTATTAGCGTGCTCGCTCAGGGTGAGTTCACGGGCGAGTTGACTCAGCTCTCTGGTCGGAGAAGTCTTGTCTCTTGTCGAGTCTCGACAGCCGGCGAAGTTCTTGAAGTGGATCGTGCATCGTTGCGCCACATCATGCAAACGGATGCCGTCGTCGGCAACCTGCTGCTTAATGCGTTTGTGCAACGAAGAATCTATCTGATTGCGAATGCCGTGGGCGACGCAGTCCTAATCGGCTCAACCCATTCCAGTGACACCCTACGCTTGCGCTCGTTCTTGGTACGTAACGGGCACCCCTATACCTATCTGGACATTGATGAAGATCCCGATATCCAAAGCGTTCTAGATCAGTTTGGCATTGAAGTGGCCGACATTCCGGTTCTGATCTGCAGAGGGGACGTGGTTCTGCGTGCTCCTAGCAATGCAGAAGCAGCCGTATGTTTCGACTTGAACGCTGGGGTGGACCAAACGGATGTGTTCGATGTGGTCATCGTTGGAGCTGGACCATCTGGATTGGCGGCTGCAGTTTATGCAGCATCCGAAGGACTCAACGTATTAGTTGTTGAGAGCAACGCTCCTGGTGGGCAGGCTGGATCGAGCTCCCGCATCGAGAATTACCTCGGATTCCCCTTCGGGATTTCAGGACAAGAGTTGGCGGACGCAGCTTACATTCAGGCAGAAAAGTTTGGCGCTAGGTTATCCATTGCTCGAAGCGCCTGTACCGTGCAATGCGAGCAGCATCCTTATCGGATCAAGCTCGATGACGGAACTTTAATCCAGACCCGAACTGTTGTCGTTGCCACCGGATCTCGTTATCGTCGATTGGATATCCCTAATGTCGCTCGCTTTGATGGTAACGGAGTCTATTACGGGGCGACACAACTTGAGGCTCCTCTGTGTCAAGGCGAAGCGGTTGTAATTGTCGGAGGCGGAAATTCTGCCGGGCAAGCTGCGATCTTCCTTTCGAGTTTCGCGACTAAAGTCTATCTGCTTGTTCGTGGGCCAAATCTCAAGACCAACATGTCCAAATACCTGATCTCAAGAATTGAGGCTTCGCCAACCATCATCCTGAAGACGCGCACGACTGTAGTGGCTCTGGAAGGTGGAGACAGGTTGGAGGGTATTCGTTGGATGGATCACTTGACAGGCGAATCGGAAGACCATGAGGTCCGACGCCTGTTCATGATGGCTGGGGCCGACCCAAACACAAGCTGGGTGAGCGGCTGTCTTTCCTTGGACACCAAGGGATTCATAATGACGGGTACGAGCGTGCTTGCAGACTGGAGTCTCCAGCGTGCTCCCTATCCCCTAGAGACAAATGTGCCAGGAGTGTTCGCTGTAGGAGACGTGAGGGCTGAAAGCGTAAAGAGGGTAGCGTCGGCCGTGGGAGAAGGTTCCATGTGTATCCAGTTCGTTCATCGTGCACTGGCGAATCAATGA
- a CDS encoding DHA2 family efflux MFS transporter permease subunit, with translation MVTEIADSTARIDLGHQVSTGISPWVVALTVTLATFMELLDTSIANVSLPYIAGGLGRSFDEVTWILTTYLVANAVVLPMSAWLSRVFGRKNYYMACVFLFTVTSFLCGIAPSLQVILIARVLQGIGGGGLAPVEQAILVDAFEPAKRASAFALYTVAIVTAPAIGPVLGGYITDNFSWRWVFFINIPVGILSLILTNRFVHDPPAFIKERASVRVNGKLRVDGIGIALVGIGSAALEVLLDRGQIDDWFGSTTIRCCSVIAVVCLSAAVYWELHTPEPIINLRLLKVRNFAIANVFYFVFGVGLFASTTMIPQILQSLFGYRAIDAGLVLAPGAVVITLLAPLGAQLVQRKIIQPRILLFGAVMVVGISFLHYSRMTLDTDFQHWALARSLQGLGYAFFFVPLSVLAYSQLAPEDNNKASSLTNFFRNWGGSFGIALVTIMSDRRASFHQSIVGANQTASTIPLQTSVNQISAYLQIHGLSHADAIHAATGRIYEQLQVQTRFLAFMDCFYILGVGTLIAAPLVLLTKGFQIGAKVPSGH, from the coding sequence ATGGTGACTGAGATCGCAGATAGCACCGCAAGGATCGATCTAGGTCATCAGGTCTCCACCGGCATCAGCCCCTGGGTGGTTGCACTGACTGTAACGCTTGCTACCTTCATGGAACTCCTGGATACGTCCATTGCGAACGTTTCCTTGCCATATATCGCTGGCGGTCTCGGTCGCTCCTTCGATGAGGTGACATGGATATTGACCACGTATCTCGTTGCGAATGCAGTAGTCCTCCCGATGTCAGCCTGGCTTTCGCGCGTATTCGGCCGGAAGAACTACTACATGGCATGCGTATTTCTCTTCACCGTTACTTCCTTTCTGTGTGGGATTGCCCCAAGTCTCCAGGTGATCCTTATCGCGCGTGTGCTCCAAGGCATTGGGGGAGGAGGCCTCGCCCCTGTCGAGCAGGCCATCCTAGTCGACGCATTTGAGCCTGCTAAGCGGGCTTCGGCGTTTGCGCTTTACACCGTAGCAATCGTGACAGCACCAGCAATAGGACCGGTGTTGGGGGGATACATCACTGACAACTTCAGTTGGCGTTGGGTGTTCTTTATCAACATTCCAGTCGGCATCTTGTCGCTCATTTTGACGAACCGATTCGTACATGATCCGCCCGCCTTCATCAAAGAGCGCGCTTCGGTTCGCGTCAATGGAAAGCTGCGGGTGGACGGTATCGGGATTGCTCTGGTCGGCATCGGTTCTGCTGCTCTGGAAGTTCTGTTAGATCGCGGGCAGATTGACGATTGGTTTGGCTCAACGACCATACGCTGCTGTTCCGTTATAGCGGTCGTATGTCTCAGTGCCGCTGTGTATTGGGAGCTGCACACTCCGGAACCGATCATCAACCTAAGACTCTTGAAGGTCCGGAACTTTGCAATTGCTAACGTCTTCTACTTCGTCTTCGGCGTAGGGTTGTTCGCTTCCACCACGATGATTCCTCAAATCCTGCAGTCTCTTTTCGGATATCGAGCGATCGACGCCGGACTTGTTCTGGCGCCTGGGGCGGTGGTCATCACGTTGTTGGCTCCCCTAGGCGCTCAATTGGTTCAGCGTAAGATCATCCAACCCCGAATCTTGTTGTTTGGAGCTGTAATGGTTGTCGGTATCTCGTTCCTGCATTACAGCCGTATGACCCTCGATACCGACTTCCAACATTGGGCGCTTGCAAGGTCGCTCCAGGGTCTCGGCTACGCCTTCTTCTTTGTTCCTCTTTCGGTTCTTGCATACTCACAACTCGCGCCCGAAGACAACAACAAAGCATCTTCCCTCACTAATTTCTTCCGGAATTGGGGAGGCAGCTTTGGAATTGCGCTGGTCACGATCATGAGCGACAGACGGGCTAGTTTTCATCAGTCAATTGTCGGTGCAAATCAGACCGCATCGACAATTCCGTTGCAAACCTCGGTGAATCAGATATCTGCTTATCTCCAAATACACGGGCTATCCCATGCGGACGCTATCCATGCTGCCACCGGTCGTATTTACGAACAGCTCCAAGTCCAGACCAGATTCCTGGCTTTCATGGACTGCTTTTACATTTTGGGCGTTGGAACGTTGATTGCTGCACCTCTCGTTTTGCTGACAAAGGGGTTCCAGATCGGCGCAAAAGTGCCTAGCGGACACTAG
- a CDS encoding carbonic anhydrase, translated as MIANQTDREQFLLTNAGGFRKDFPLEEILSLESASGEIMTFTDTIALRNAEFAKKRYSSDLKIIPSAKTIIIGCLDPRVDPVDVFGLKSGEAAIYRNLGGRLNPALVEAMVLLPIVTRAAGQEMGVGWDLIILHHTECGIIGCYKHAPDLLAVHLGVSRPQLDLMAIADPRKAVAMDVEAYRSNEDIPGGFMITGLVYDVATGLIEVVVPPSRLRLGA; from the coding sequence ATGATCGCAAACCAGACAGACAGAGAGCAATTTCTTTTGACAAACGCTGGCGGCTTCCGCAAAGACTTCCCCCTCGAAGAGATCCTATCGTTGGAATCAGCTTCCGGAGAAATCATGACCTTCACTGACACAATTGCTCTACGAAACGCCGAGTTTGCCAAGAAACGGTATTCGTCTGATCTGAAGATTATCCCCTCAGCGAAGACCATCATCATCGGGTGCCTCGATCCCAGGGTCGATCCGGTAGACGTTTTCGGTTTGAAGTCGGGGGAGGCAGCGATTTACAGAAATCTTGGCGGCAGGCTCAATCCCGCCCTCGTCGAAGCCATGGTCTTGCTCCCGATCGTGACCAGAGCCGCAGGCCAAGAGATGGGCGTAGGGTGGGACCTCATCATTCTCCACCATACCGAGTGCGGCATTATCGGCTGTTATAAACACGCGCCTGATCTGCTCGCAGTCCATCTTGGTGTTAGCAGGCCCCAACTCGATCTGATGGCGATCGCCGACCCACGCAAAGCTGTGGCCATGGATGTTGAAGCCTATAGGAGCAATGAAGACATCCCTGGTGGATTCATGATCACTGGGCTTGTCTACGACGTTGCAACAGGGTTGATCGAAGTCGTCGTGCCCCCAAGCCGACTCCGCTTGGGTGCGTAG